A segment of the Lentimicrobiaceae bacterium genome:
AGGCAAATCTCTTCTATTTTCCCGAAAGCGGCAGAGTCCTGTCCGCCGGTCATGCCTGTGGTGGCATTGTCAAGAATCATCACGGTGATGGATGAGTTGTCGTTAACAGCATCCAGCAGTCCGGTCATGCCTGAATGGGTAAAGGTGGAGTCACCGATAACAGCTACTGCAGGTAAGAGGCCGGCATCGGCAGCGCCTTTGGCCATGGTAATGGAAGCACCCATATCCACGCAACTGTTAATGGCATTGAATGGTTCCATGGCTCCCAGTGTATAGCAACCTATATCGGCAAATACACGGCCTTTATAAAGATGGGCAATAGCTTCATTCAGTGCATTGTAGCTGTAAATATGCGGGCAGCCTTTGCAGAGTGATGGCGGACGGCTGGCAACCAGCTCAGGAATATCGCGGCCCCGGGTGTCGGTTAAGCCGAGAGCAACAGCCAGAATGTTTGGATTCAGCTCTCCGTCGCGCGGAATGGAGCCGTCGAGTCTGCCTTTGATAACTTTGCCGTTGTTCATATAGCCTCTTAAAAGTTCTTCAACCAAAGGGGCGCCGTCTTCAAGTACCAGAATGCTGTCGCAGGAGTTGTATAAATCGCTGATCATCTTTTCGGGAAGCGGATATTGGCCAATGCGCAGCACAGGATGAGGCACCTGGTGATTCTCAAAGTTCTCAATCAGGTAGTTGTATGCCAAACCGCAGGCGATAATGCCCATTTTTTTGTCAGGATGGTCAGTAAGAGTATTGAAGGGGGATTGTTCTGAAGATTGAACAAAGGCTTCCTGGGTTTTGAGTAACTGTTTGTACTGGCGGCGTGCATTGGCCGGCAGCAGGATAAACTGTTTGAGGTTTTCGGGCAGTTTCAGTTCATTTTGTTCCCTCATCTCGCGGCGCGAAACGCCTGAGCGCGAATGTGCCAGACGGGTTGTAATGCGCATCAACACAGGAATTTTGAATTTTTCGCTAAGCTCAAAACCATAATGAACCATGTCGTATGCTTCCTGTTGATTGCCGGGTTCCAGAATCGGCATCATGGCAAATTTGCCATAAAAGCGCGAATCCTGCTCGTTTTGCGAAGAGTGCATGGATGGATCGTCGGCTGCTACTACAATGAGTCCTCCATTAGCACCTGTTATGGCTGAATTTACAAAGGCATCAGCTGCTACATTCATGCCAACATGTTTCATGCACACCATGGCCCTTTTGCCTGCATAGGACATTCCCAATGCAGTTTCCATCGCTGTTTTTTCATTGGCGCCCCAACTGGCTACGATGTTTTTCGAACGGGCTTCTTTTGAGTGCATTACGTATTCTGTAATCTCTGTTGAAGGCGTACCGGGATAGGCATAAATACCTGACATTCCGGCATCGATTGCTCCCTGTGCAATGGCTTCGTCGCCTAATAATAATAACTTCTGCATCACTTATATAAGGTTTTTAAAATGAACAATATAGATTGGCAGAGTCTGGTGTGCTCTGCCGGGCAAAACTATAAAAATTTAACAACATGCACCGAATGAATGCTTATCTATATTTGTTTTAAATAAATAATGATAGCCGCTGATTTCCCTTTTTAGCCAATCAGTTGAGATTACGTGCCTGGTTTTATTTTATGAATTTTAGCATCTGTTTATGGAGGCAAGCCTGCTGCATACCATGGGTAAGTTAGTTCAAATCTGTTAACTTTGTGTGTGCTGAACTTTCAGGCAACTGATCTGTTTGGTATAGAATACTTCCGTGATTTACTGTTTGTAATGTTTTTTTGCTGATATGAATTTTCTTGCCCATCTTTTTCTTTCAGGTGAAAACCACGAGCTCATCATTGGCAATTTTATTGCCGACCATGTGAAGGGAAACAGTGTTGCGCTTTTTAGCGAGGGTGTAAGAGCCGGCATAACCCTTCACCGGGCCATTGATCAGTTTACCGATCAGCATCAGGTGGTGCGCAGCGCTGTGGAGCATTTGCGTCCTGACTATCGAAAATATGCCGGCGTAATTGTTGACATGTATTTTGACCACTTTCTTGCATCGGGCTGGAGCAGATGGTCGGATGAGCCATTGAAAATTTTTACTTCGCGTATGTATGATGTATTGATGTACTCTTTTTCGGTATTGCCTGAACGTACCCGCCGCATGCTGCCTCATATGATGGAACACGACTGGTTATATAATTACGGTAACTTTGAAGGGCTGCATCAGGCGCTGAGCGGGATGGCCCGGCGGACTCCTTTCAGCTCAAATATGGAAACTGCAACCCGCAAACTCAAAGGGGAGTATGACTTTTTTGCCAATAGTTTTGAGCGGTTTTTCCCTGAATTAATTGCTTTTGCAACCCAATACCGTAATGAATTAATTGTTCCCGTGCATATTTCAAATTGATTATTTGCTTATCGCTCTTAAATCCTTCTTGCGCTATTTGAATATTTCATGATTATCCTCTTTATAGAGTTGTGTAAATATAAAGTACGGTATTGCTCTTTTTATGATTTGAATGGCGGGTCAGACCCTGTATTTTTTTGCTGTCTCCGATGCAGACTCAATACGGACTTAATACGGACTTAATACGGACTTAATACGGTGTTAATTCAGAATAAAATCTGACTGATTCAATTTCTGCGAAACTGATTGGCATTTGCCGGCTAATTGGTTTAAATGTGACCGTAAATTGGCAAAAAAGAAAAAGTCCCGCACACATCAACGGGACTTTTCTACTGTTACAAAAAAACTGAAACGGTATTATACGAGGCCTTGTGCAAGCATGGCATCTGCTACTTTAACGAAGCCACCAATGTTGGCTCCGGAAACATAATTAATAAATCCGTCAGCATCTTTACCGTATTTAACACAGGTTTCATGAATATCGCGCATAATCTGGTGCAGTTTAGCATCCACTTCTTCGCGGGTCCATGACAGACGCATGGAATTCTGGGTCATTTCGAGACCTGAAACAGCCACACCACCGGCATTGGCGGCTTTACCAGGGCCATAAAGTATTTTGGCTTTCAGGTAAACCTCAACAGCTTCGGGTGTCGAAGGCATGTTTGCCCCTTCTGAAACCACAAAGCAGCCATTGGCGATCAGCATTTTTGCGTCGTCCTCATTTACCTCATTTTGGGTGGCGCAAGGCAGGGCAACATCGCATTT
Coding sequences within it:
- a CDS encoding DUF479 domain-containing protein — encoded protein: MNFLAHLFLSGENHELIIGNFIADHVKGNSVALFSEGVRAGITLHRAIDQFTDQHQVVRSAVEHLRPDYRKYAGVIVDMYFDHFLASGWSRWSDEPLKIFTSRMYDVLMYSFSVLPERTRRMLPHMMEHDWLYNYGNFEGLHQALSGMARRTPFSSNMETATRKLKGEYDFFANSFERFFPELIAFATQYRNELIVPVHISN
- a CDS encoding indolepyruvate ferredoxin oxidoreductase — protein: MQKLLLLGDEAIAQGAIDAGMSGIYAYPGTPSTEITEYVMHSKEARSKNIVASWGANEKTAMETALGMSYAGKRAMVCMKHVGMNVAADAFVNSAITGANGGLIVVAADDPSMHSSQNEQDSRFYGKFAMMPILEPGNQQEAYDMVHYGFELSEKFKIPVLMRITTRLAHSRSGVSRREMREQNELKLPENLKQFILLPANARRQYKQLLKTQEAFVQSSEQSPFNTLTDHPDKKMGIIACGLAYNYLIENFENHQVPHPVLRIGQYPLPEKMISDLYNSCDSILVLEDGAPLVEELLRGYMNNGKVIKGRLDGSIPRDGELNPNILAVALGLTDTRGRDIPELVASRPPSLCKGCPHIYSYNALNEAIAHLYKGRVFADIGCYTLGAMEPFNAINSCVDMGASITMAKGAADAGLLPAVAVIGDSTFTHSGMTGLLDAVNDNSSITVMILDNATTGMTGGQDSAAFGKIEEICLALGVKKEHIRVINPLQKHHEENLAILKEEIAYEGVSVIIPRRECIQTLTRRMREEKKKQQTEKAEA